From the Candidatus Bathyarchaeota archaeon genome, one window contains:
- a CDS encoding GH3 auxin-responsive promoter family protein: protein MSEDEYVDASSVLQRFVGPWYKALENPAEAQEQVLLELLGKYAQTQYGSQYHAGQTTSIREYQHNFPVADYLAYQPYLGRVQEGDYRAFLSEPPQTWVMTRGSTGKQSKVLPTTPKHLEQIFLCGARAIIHFAMRTENFEVLTGNILNLNFPSTVHTMTKGGEQVAYGYSSGTYARLNPMLSQVSLLPRQEDIDALGSGIGRADWERRFELAYQQAMEKNVVATMGVTPVVLAFAKYVQRRHGKTPADLWRFQALFCTSVAKIHSKYGPVLQKYFGKAPVVEMYTATEGVFGQQYDDLPYFTPNYDAYLFEVDMGGEFKLLHELKRGEWGRLIVSSCMFPRYDIGDMVEAAGENRFRIFGRRSAWTLLEHRLFRLFLGWLL from the coding sequence TTGTCTGAGGACGAATATGTTGATGCTAGTTCTGTTTTGCAGCGGTTTGTGGGTCCATGGTACAAAGCGTTGGAGAACCCAGCAGAGGCGCAGGAGCAGGTGCTTTTAGAGTTGTTGGGAAAGTACGCGCAGACCCAGTACGGCAGCCAGTACCACGCAGGGCAAACCACGAGCATCAGGGAGTATCAACATAATTTTCCTGTAGCAGACTACCTTGCGTATCAGCCGTATTTGGGCAGGGTTCAAGAAGGAGACTACCGCGCGTTTTTGTCTGAGCCGCCGCAGACGTGGGTTATGACCAGAGGCTCCACAGGCAAACAATCCAAAGTGCTCCCCACAACCCCTAAGCATTTGGAGCAGATTTTTCTTTGCGGTGCCCGAGCAATCATCCACTTTGCCATGCGAACCGAAAACTTTGAAGTGCTAACGGGGAACATTTTGAATTTGAATTTCCCAAGCACAGTGCACACCATGACCAAAGGCGGCGAGCAGGTCGCGTATGGGTACAGTTCAGGCACGTACGCACGTCTTAATCCGATGCTTAGCCAAGTTAGTTTGCTGCCGCGCCAAGAAGACATCGACGCTTTGGGTTCAGGCATTGGCAGAGCCGACTGGGAACGCCGCTTCGAACTTGCGTATCAGCAAGCCATGGAGAAAAACGTGGTAGCGACTATGGGCGTGACTCCCGTGGTTTTAGCGTTTGCCAAATACGTGCAGCGAAGACACGGCAAGACCCCCGCAGATTTGTGGCGGTTTCAGGCATTGTTTTGCACGAGCGTAGCTAAAATTCACAGCAAATACGGACCAGTTTTGCAGAAATATTTTGGTAAGGCGCCTGTTGTGGAGATGTACACGGCAACTGAGGGCGTGTTTGGGCAGCAGTATGATGATTTACCGTATTTTACTCCGAATTATGATGCTTATTTGTTTGAGGTGGATATGGGCGGCGAATTCAAGTTGTTGCATGAGCTTAAGCGGGGTGAGTGGGGGCGTTTGATTGTTTCGTCGTGTATGTTTCCGCGGTATGATATTGGGGATATGGTTGAGGCTGCGGGTGAGAACCGTTTTCGTATTTTTGGCAGGCGTAGTGCTTGGACTTTGTTGGAGCACAGGCTCTTTAGGCTGTTTTTGGGTTGGCTTCTATAG